From a single Mobula birostris isolate sMobBir1 chromosome 13, sMobBir1.hap1, whole genome shotgun sequence genomic region:
- the LOC140207099 gene encoding uncharacterized protein, with translation MAHERVHTGELPFSCSDCGKGFTCSSKLKVHQQVHTGERPFTCSFCEKRFTHSSTLQRHHRLHTGEKLFTCSVCGKRFTDSSTLQGHQRVHTGEKPFTCSVCRKGFSHSSHLQSHQRVHTGERPFTCSECGKRFTLSSTLQNHQRVHTGEKPFTCLECGKGFTQSSNLQRHQRVHTGEKPFTCSVCWKRFTHSSTLQSHQRVHTGERPFTCSECGKGFTQSSHLQRHQRVHTGEKLFTCSECGKGYTQSSELLAHQSVHSGEWPFICSECGKGFTQSSQLLAHQSVHTGEWPFTCSECGKGFTRSSQLLAHQSVHTGEKPFTCSVCEKRFTQSSHLQSHQRVHTGERPFICSECGKRFTYSYTLQRHQRVHTGEKLFTCSECGKGFFQSSNLQSHQRVHTGERPFTCSVCENRFTHLSSLQRHQRVHTGEKPFTCSECGKGFTRSSNLQSHQRVHTGEKPFTCSECGKGFTQSSQLLAHQSVHNGEWPSL, from the coding sequence atggctcacgagcgagttcacactggggagctgccgttcagctgctcagactgtggcaaggggttcacttgctcatctaaactgaaggtacatcagcaagttcacactggagagaggccgttcacctgctcattctgtgagaagagattcactcactcttccaccctacagagacaccatcgacttcacaccggggagaagctattcacctgctcagtctgtgggaaaagattcactgattcatccaccctacagggtcaccagcgagttcacactggggagaagccgttcacctgttcagtctgTAGAAAGGGATTCAGTcattcatcccacctacagagtcatcagcgagttcacactggagagaggccgttcacctgctcagaatgtgggaagagattcacactgtcatccaccctacagaatcatcagcgggttcacactggggagaagccatttacctgcttagaatgtgggaagggattcactcagtcatccaacctacagagacaccagcgagttcacactggggagaagccattcacctgctcagtctgttggaagagattcactcactcatccaccctacagagtcatcagcgagttcacactggagagaggccattcacctgctcagaatgtgggaagggattcactcagtcatcccacctacagagacaccagcgagttcacactggggagaagctgttcacttgctcagaatgtgggaagggatacactcagtcatctgaattattggcacaccagtcagttcacagtggggagtggccattcatctgctcagaatgtgggaaaggatttactcagtcatcccaactattggcacaccagtcagttcacactggagagtggccattcacctgctcggaatgtgggaagggattcactcggtcatcacaactactggcacaccagtcagttcacactggggagaagccattcacctgctcagtctgtgagaagagattcactcagtcatcccacctacagagtcatcagcgagttcacactggggagaggccattcatctgctcagaatgtgggaagagattcacttactcttacaccctacagagacaccagcgagttcacactggggagaagctgttcacctgctcagaatgtgggaaaggattctttcagtcatccaacctacagagtcaccagcgagttcacacaggggagaggccattcacctgttcagtctGTGAGAATAGATTCACTCACttatccagcctacagagacaccagcgagttcatactggggagaaaccgttcacctgctcagaatgtgggaaaggattcactcggtcatccaacctacagagtcatcagcgagtccacactggggagaaaccgttcacctgctcagaatgtgggaaaggattcactcagtcatcccaactactggcacaccagtcagttcacaatggggagtggCCGTCGTTATGA